tcggacatgtacggtcgtcagtacagacctaccgtacatgtccgagcgcccgccgtccctcgcatgcgtcgaatgacttcgacgcatgcgtggaagcctttaaatggcaggcccgcccacgtcgccgcgtcatcgccgcgtcatcgtcgcggcaacgacgcggacacgccccgcgtattgtttacgcgcggacttctgtacgatggttagtacagccatcgtacagaagccctctggcagacatgtatggtgaaaacggtccgacggaccggtttcatcgtacatgtttgctcgttagtacccggccttagtgggagcaagtggttaatgagcatTGCTTCATTCGTCATAATCACTACATGTGTGAACGATCCCTAATAGCAGATGTTTGTTACTGACTGGATCGGctagtgaaaataaataataaatgcctAAAAGATAAAACTAaaacagccaccacatttaagaatGGTCAAGCTGAATTTTACTTGAGATTTAAATGTACCTAAAATGTTTGTACACTACTGTATTTGCTAAGACAGTGCTATTATGCAGTATATCTCtgaatatatattcatatttatctCTGATAGACAGCATACAATATAAATTCAATGTTTCATCTATTTATTGCTCTTTTCATCATTTCTTTGCCAAAAATAGATTTAATGGCGGTCTTTACCTCCTTATTTCTTAACGTGTAAATAATTGGGTTCAGTAGGGGTGTTACCATTGTATAGAACACAGACACCACTTTATCTACTGCATATGATACAGAGGGTCTTAAATATATGAAGACACCAGACCCAAAAAAAAGGGTGACAACAGTGAGGTGTGCGGCACAAGTCGAAAAAGTTTTTCCTAGGCCCTCTTCAGATCGGGCTTTACGTATGGTGTTAATGATACCCATATAAGACATAAGTAGCACAAGGAAACATAGCACAGAGATCAGGCCACTGTTGGCCACATATACTATTTCGATGATAAAAATATCTGAACAGGCCAGAACGGACAAAGGGTGGATGTCACAGAAGAAATGGTCTATTTTATTTGGTCCACAAAACGTCATTTGACATGTCATGATGATCTGAATTATGGAATGTAAACAACTGGTGGCCCAACAAACAAACTCAAGCCAATGACAGACAGTCTTGTTCATAATACTGGAATAGCGTAAGGGGTGGCAGATAGCAATGTAGCGGTCATAGGACATGACCGTTAGGAGAATGCACTCAGTTCCTGCAAAGAAATGCAGAAAGAACAGCTGGGTGATGCAGGAATTGATGGAGATCGTGTTGGTTTTGGAAATAAAGTCTGCTAGAATTTTGGGGATGGTCACTGTAGCATAGCACAAGTCTACAAGGGATAACCTACTAAGAAAATAGTACATGGCTGAAAGAAGACGTGCTTCAAAATGGACTGCCACTATGATCAACAGGTTTGCCAGCAATATAAGAATGTAGGTAATGAGAAGGAGAAGAAATAGGGCTATGCTGAGCCTAGGGAAACTGGTCAATCCCAAGAGAGTGAACTCTACGACTTTGTGCTGGTTAGTGGAATTCATTATTTCtaggaataaaataataaattagaCTAAATTAATTCAGGGAAAAAGATGAAAATACTAAAATATAGTCAAGTTCGTGCAAGATATTTTATGcccttgatttatttatttaaaaaaataaccttgAGAGTgataaaatgtaatttctttagtTGCTTGTGTCTCTGTTGAAGAGAT
This sequence is a window from Rana temporaria chromosome 10, aRanTem1.1, whole genome shotgun sequence. Protein-coding genes within it:
- the LOC120915844 gene encoding olfactory receptor 4Q3-like: MNSTNQHKVVEFTLLGLTSFPRLSIALFLLLLITYILILLANLLIIVAVHFEARLLSAMYYFLSRLSLVDLCYATVTIPKILADFISKTNTISINSCITQLFFLHFFAGTECILLTVMSYDRYIAICHPLRYSSIMNKTVCHWLEFVCWATSCLHSIIQIIMTCQMTFCGPNKIDHFFCDIHPLSVLACSDIFIIEIVYVANSGLISVLCFLVLLMSYMGIINTIRKARSEEGLGKTFSTCAAHLTVVTLFFGSGVFIYLRPSVSYAVDKVVSVFYTMVTPLLNPIIYTLRNKEVKTAIKSIFGKEMMKRAINR